From the genome of Drosophila melanogaster chromosome 2L, one region includes:
- the ACXE gene encoding adenylyl cyclase X E has translation MPRSLGNCQLNYSKERMWEPGYLKAKCAELRLESEFRLYRIRLWKSYLLTFFMLHIFVTSVHCALLLATIERRSIIYFDVALSIGCALVLILVLSVNFCDEFIAKHTWYMYASSIFASLTLVFADLTESIYHTYAHSWILGTFYDTYIIYMIYMFLPIHFISGAVLLALLVSGLYILYFVIFIAQGFAQFASALFSVGGMSVDIVHYLCLNLVGIFYRVMNDTVVRSSFLDRHQYIKEKIWLRNARLQEKQLLDSILPPQISLPLQKDIQGRIVMAKQGIHSWTAMERTMAIQIHPDVSILYADVVNYTHLTTTLTVEMLVKVLHDLYGRFDLAAYRYKVQRIKFLGDCYYCVAGLSDPDPDHANNCVILGLSMINHIMEVRDIHGLDINMRIGVHSGNLFAGVIGEAKLQFDIWGLDVTIANVLESTGVPGCVHISGATLNNLDVNRFDIEDGPEEARDHPLLKKYRIRSYIIRQDLHMDDEDSDEFLGDLHSISLCNMGAQPRISDSANQSLRALFHEELREEFRKMPVSAFSPKRLLGICRFNTGKEVPAHQNLNICLTFTDPILERAYLKQTDYMYKYSIILSASVGCSLVYIELMDTQMICSSCFVLPASVATIQCILALIAWYKKYCWTRYGRNNVPHHYNGFSCFIFRIHDKILNSLPIRICIYLFLMISSFFVMCLIVMSCQREEFEMAYIEERLFHYEQEAHICFHPWVTTNMLSLMICLTFTFAHIPIMVKTAVAILETLAYLLLIFFQFDFVFHHSVTTNPYFKSEYAHALLICITFLIMFVKERQIEFTNKVNFNWRVDLRKEENAASLTNHSIIIILNNILPSHIVDVYLNSLAKHELYFENYRMVSVMFAMLINFEMDLRSLRVLNEIIAEFDTLLLFYKEYYTVEKIKIVGCTYMAACGLDLNFAGSTSTNRKESIPPTEFNEEQSRRILFQQSNEDLDEVVFVMTSYALDMMRTLAKSNEAYQSIAGDRNITDGTIAIGISSGEVMAGIVGASQPHYDIWGNPVNMASRMESTGLPGHIHVTEETSEILQQFGITCSYRGMTFVKGRGKIPTYLVGIDENLNFIPQKATRFPSHQERSTVISLQSTYTHAENNNSIASTSRHTLQSL, from the exons ATGCCTCGCTCCCTAGGAAATTGTCAGCTTAATTATTCAAAGGAACGCATGTGGGAACCTGGCTACCTCAAG GCTAAATGTGCAGAGTTGCGTTTGGAGAGCGAGTTTCGACTGTATCGGATACGGCTTTGGAAGAGTTACCTACTCACTTTTTTTATGCTGCATATATTCGTTACCTCCGTGCACTGTGCCCTACTTTTAGCAACGATTGAG CGCcgatcaattatttatttcgatgTAGCCCTTTCCATAGGATGCGCATTGGTCCTTATACTTGTGCTGAGTGTTAACTTCTGCGATGAATTTATTGCGAAACACACGTGGTACATGTATGCCAGCTCGATATTTGCCTCCCTGACTTTGGTATTCGCTG ACCTAACTGAATCAATTTACCACACGTATGCGCACAGCTGGATACTGGGCACATTTTACGACACCTACATAATATACATGATATACATGTTCCTGCCGATCCACTTCATCAGCGGTGCAGTCCTGCTGGCTCTGTTGGTGTCCGGTCTCTATATACTCTACTTTGTGATCTTCATTGCCCAGGGCTTCGCCCAGTTTGCGTCTGCACTATTCTCGGTCGGCGGAATGTCGGTGGACATTGTGCACTATCTGTGCCTAAATCTTGTAGGCATTTTCTACCGCGTTATGAACGACACGGTGGTGCGCTCCTCCTTTCTGGACCGACACCAGTACATCAAGGAGAAGATTTGGCTGCGCAACGCACGGCTGCAGGAGAAGCAGTTGCTGGACAGCATCCTGCCGCCGCAGATCTCCCTGCCCCTGCAGAAAGACATTCAGGGCAGGATCGTAATGGCAAAGCAAGGTATTCACTCCTGGACCGCCATGGAGCGCACAATGGCCATACAGATCCATCCCGATGTCTCCATCCTGTATGCAGACGTCGTGAACTACACTCACTTGACTACCACACTGACGGTGGAGATGTTGGTGAAGGTCCTGCACGATCTCTACGGCAGATTCGATTTGGCTGCCTATCGCTACAAGGTGCAGCGCATCAAGTTCCTGGGGGACTGCTACTACTGTGTGGCGGGTCTGTCGGACCCCGATCCCGATCACGCCAATAACTGTGTTATCCTAGGTCTTTCCATGATCAACCACATTATGGAGGTGCG GGACATTCACGGCTTGGACATAAATATGCGCATTGGAGTTCATTCGGGCAATCTGTTTGCTGGGGTCATCGGGGAGGCCAAGCTGCAGTTCGATATATggg GATTGGATGTTACCATAGCCAATGTTCTAGAATCAACTGGAGTGCCGGGATGTGTGCACATAAGTGGTGCCACCTTAAACAATCTAGACGTTAATCGCTTCGATATTGAGGATGGACCTGAAGAAGCCAGGGATCATCCTCTTCTGAAAAAATACCGAATAAGATCATATATAATTCGACAAGACTTGCATATGGATGACGAAGATAGTGACGAGTTTCTCGGCGATCTGCATTCAATTTCTCTGTGCAATATGGGAGCTCAGCCAAGAATAAGTGATTCTGCTAATCAAAGTCTAAGGGCGCTTTTCCACGAAGAATTGCGGGAAGAGTTTCGCAAAATGCCGGTCAGTGCATTTAG TCCCAAAAGGCTATTGGGGATTTGTCGATTCAACACAGGAAAAGAAGTTCCTGCACACCAAAACTTAAACATTTGCTTGACCTTTACCGATCCGATTTTGGAAAGAGCCTATCTGAAGCAAACCGACTATATGTACAAATACAGCATTATTCTGAGCGCGAGCGTTGGCTGCTCCCTGGTGTACATTGAACTAATGGACACACAAATGATATGCTCCTCCTGCTTCGTTTTGCCAGCCTCAGTAGCCACAATACAGTGCATTCTGGCCTTAATCGCGTGGTACAAGAAGTATTGCTGGACCAGATATGGCCGAAACAACGTGCCACATCATTACAATGGATTCAGTTGTTTTATATTTCGGATCCATGACAAGATCCTAAACAGTCTCCCCATCCGCATCTGCATATACCTCTTCCTAATGATATCGAGTTTTTTTGTTATGTGCTTAATTGTG ATGAGCTGCCAACGCGAAGAATTCGAGATGGCATATATCGAGGAAAGACTCTTTCACTATGAACAGGAGGCCCATATATGCTTTCATCCCTGGGTGACGACCAATATGTTATCCCTGATGATTTGTTTGACCTTCACATTCGCCCACATACCCATCATGGTCAAGACGGCAGTGGCCATTTTGGAGACGCTCGCCTATCTGCTGTTGATTTTCTTCCAGTTCGATTTCGTCTTCCATCACAGCGTTACGACAAACCCCTATTTCAAATCGGAGTACGCTCATGCCCTGCTAATATGCATCACCTTTCTAATTATGTTTGTAAAGGAGCGCCAAATAGAGTTCACCAACAAAGTAAACTTCAA CTGGCGTGTTGATCTGCGAAAGGAGGAGAATGCCGCCAGCCTTACAAATCATTCGATCATAATTATTCTCAACAACATACTGCCATCTCATATCG TGGATGTGTATCTCAATTCTTTGGCCAAACATGAACTCTATTTCGAAAACTATCGAATGGTGTCTGTCATGTTTGCCATGCTAATTAACTTTGAAATGGATCTTCGAAGCTTAAGGGTGCTCAATGAGATTATTGCTGAGTTTGATACCTTG TTGCTGTTTTATAAGGAGTACTACACCGTTGAGAAAATCAAAATCGTCGGATGCACCTACATGGCGGCGTGTGGACTTGATCTTAACTTTGCCGGCTCCACTAGTACAAATCGCAAAGAGAGCATACCCCCAACTG AATTCAATGAAGAACAAAGCCGAAGAATTTTGTTCCAGCAGAGCAATGAGGACCTTGATGAAGTGGTCTTTGTGATGACCTCGTATGCGCTGGACATGATGCGAACCCTGGCCAAGAGCAATGAGGCGTACCAGAGTATTGCTGGTGATCGCAATATTACGGATGGAACAATCGCCATCGGCATCTCCAGCGGTGAGGTGATGGCCGGCATTGTGGGTGCCTCGCAGCCGCACTACGATATATGGGGCAATCCAGTCAACATGGCCTCGCGGATGGAATCCACGGGGCTGCCAGGACACATCCATGTAACGGAAGAGACGTCCGAAATTCTGCAACAGTTCGGCATTACCTGTTCATATCGCGGCATGACTTTTGTTAAGGGGCGCGGCAAAATACCAACCTATTTGGTGGGTATCGATGAGAACCTTAACTTCATTCCACAGAAGGCAACGCGATTTCCCAGTCACCAGGAGCGCAGTACGGTTATATCGTTGCAGTCAACCTATACTCATGCGGAGAATAATAACAGTATAGCTAGCACGTCTAGGCACACTTTGCAAAGTctataa